In a single window of the Williamwhitmania sp. genome:
- a CDS encoding SpoIIE family protein phosphatase, producing the protein MKRKTLLYLYTFLGVGFVVFIVGFTGINISLRYIENKYVNLQLDVNKRQAQSTARLLESELANGMPMDTVQKRFQQTIQGTEFDRGFLCMFDTQKEKLVCHPDAKMVGLMIPSDFTFDIDNRKNVAAAVEMKTPGPIAGIFTQGKMRTDIAYLERVKGTPWRIAAHQNINLMRNELAMIRRNYIWGSLILGLILAFAASFIARRIGQSYEHQIEEKNRELAESYAKLKELHEEVNAQKEEIEAQRDTVTFQRDQIAKQNKDIVDSINYARQIQLALLPSAQLLKEQIPSHFVFFHPKDIVSGDFYWCKTVDQTTYLAVADCTGHGVPGAFMSLLGITLLNEIVGQACHCSPAEVLNELRTRVKLALRQNEREVTARDGMDIALITIKEGTEELHYAGAYNSLVVIRNGEILEVKADRMPIGIHPREEASFTNHTVALAPSDTIYLYSDGFADQTGGDNGRKYMSKNLKQLLASIATKPIEQQHALLNDALSRWMGSYAQVDDITVVGFRR; encoded by the coding sequence ATGAAACGCAAAACCCTACTCTACCTCTACACCTTTCTGGGTGTAGGATTCGTGGTGTTTATTGTCGGATTTACCGGAATAAATATTTCCCTTCGCTACATTGAGAACAAGTATGTGAACCTGCAGCTCGACGTAAACAAGCGGCAGGCGCAAAGCACGGCGCGGCTCCTGGAGAGCGAGCTGGCCAACGGCATGCCCATGGACACCGTGCAGAAGCGATTCCAGCAAACCATTCAGGGAACGGAGTTCGACCGCGGCTTTCTCTGCATGTTCGATACGCAAAAGGAGAAGCTGGTGTGCCACCCCGACGCCAAAATGGTGGGGCTCATGATTCCGTCCGACTTCACCTTCGACATTGATAACCGAAAAAACGTGGCTGCCGCCGTGGAGATGAAAACGCCGGGCCCCATTGCCGGAATATTCACCCAGGGGAAGATGCGCACCGACATTGCCTACCTGGAGCGGGTTAAGGGAACACCGTGGCGCATTGCCGCCCACCAGAACATTAACCTGATGCGAAACGAGCTGGCCATGATTCGGCGCAACTACATATGGGGTTCGCTTATCCTTGGCCTCATACTCGCCTTTGCCGCCTCCTTTATTGCGCGGCGCATTGGGCAAAGCTACGAGCACCAGATTGAGGAGAAGAACCGGGAGCTGGCCGAGAGCTACGCCAAGCTCAAGGAGCTGCACGAGGAGGTGAACGCCCAAAAGGAGGAGATTGAAGCGCAGCGCGACACCGTTACCTTCCAGCGCGACCAGATTGCCAAGCAGAACAAGGACATTGTGGATAGCATAAACTACGCCCGCCAGATACAGCTCGCCCTTCTCCCATCGGCGCAGCTGCTGAAGGAGCAGATTCCCTCCCACTTTGTGTTTTTCCACCCCAAGGATATTGTGAGCGGCGACTTTTACTGGTGCAAAACGGTGGACCAAACCACCTACCTTGCCGTGGCCGACTGCACCGGCCATGGCGTACCCGGCGCCTTTATGAGCCTGCTGGGTATTACGCTGCTCAACGAAATTGTGGGACAAGCGTGCCACTGCTCACCCGCCGAGGTGCTCAACGAGCTGCGCACCCGCGTAAAGCTGGCGCTCCGGCAGAACGAGCGCGAGGTTACCGCCCGCGACGGTATGGACATAGCCCTGATTACAATAAAAGAGGGAACCGAGGAGCTCCACTACGCCGGGGCTTACAACTCGCTGGTAGTTATCCGCAATGGCGAGATACTCGAGGTGAAGGCCGACCGGATGCCCATTGGCATACACCCACGCGAGGAGGCCAGCTTCACCAACCACACCGTGGCCCTTGCACCGAGCGACACCATTTACCTCTACTCCGATGGCTTTGCCGACCAAACCGGCGGGGACAACGGCCGAAAGTATATGTCGAAAAATCTGAAGCAGCTGCTGGCCTCCATTGCCACCAAACCCATTGAGCAGCAGCACGCCCTGCTAAACGATGCCCTAAGCCGCTGGATGGGCAGCTATGCCCAGGTGGACGATATTACCGTGGTGGGGTTTAGGAGGTAG
- a CDS encoding tetratricopeptide repeat protein, which yields MRRLMGIVVALLIMFSVDARASSNTAVLSNYRCILYSSYVSGKVTDWGELLPAMEKSFQANGSDHLLLEIARTHYGLVAFLINNDRENESEVYLKQGLAEVEQLLTRNPSNAEALALKASFTAFRIAISPYLGPFLGPRSLGYIDEAMKLDGKNPYVLIDKANAKQFTPGIFGGDLDEAVGYYKQSIAAFERMDPSECRWVYLNALANLGTCYEKLGQYVNAEATYRKALAVAPNFDWVKNFLLPKLQKKLANR from the coding sequence ATGAGGAGGCTTATGGGCATAGTGGTAGCATTACTGATTATGTTTTCGGTTGATGCGCGTGCGTCATCGAATACGGCGGTTTTATCGAATTATCGCTGCATTCTATACAGCAGCTATGTAAGCGGCAAGGTAACCGATTGGGGCGAGCTGCTGCCAGCAATGGAAAAATCGTTTCAGGCAAACGGAAGCGACCATTTGCTGCTGGAAATAGCGCGTACCCATTACGGGTTGGTGGCCTTTCTTATTAATAACGATAGGGAGAATGAGTCGGAGGTTTACCTGAAGCAAGGATTGGCGGAGGTGGAGCAGCTGCTTACCCGCAACCCGTCCAACGCTGAGGCGCTGGCGCTAAAGGCTTCGTTCACCGCATTTCGCATTGCCATAAGCCCTTACCTTGGACCTTTTCTGGGCCCTCGCAGCTTGGGGTATATCGACGAGGCCATGAAGCTCGATGGCAAGAATCCATACGTGCTCATCGATAAGGCCAATGCAAAGCAGTTTACCCCGGGAATATTTGGCGGTGACCTAGATGAGGCGGTAGGTTACTACAAGCAATCCATTGCCGCCTTCGAGCGGATGGACCCTTCGGAGTGTCGATGGGTTTACCTTAATGCGCTGGCAAACCTTGGCACCTGCTACGAAAAGTTGGGACAGTATGTCAACGCGGAGGCCACCTACCGTAAGGCACTTGCCGTAGCTCCCAACTTCGACTGGGTTAAGAATTTTCTGTTACCCAAGCTGCAAAAGAAGCTGGCAAATAGGTAG